One Cherax quadricarinatus isolate ZL_2023a chromosome 96, ASM3850222v1, whole genome shotgun sequence genomic window, tggacccattgtgtacctctgtaatctgtaaatacctttgtaacttgtcatgattgtgactagacctacctggagttcattacctttgtaaattgtgagttcattacctttgtaaattgtgagttcattacctttgtaacttgctcagctatcaaaactttgaggcccagtccctggacccattatgtacctctgtaatcttttgactaccgcccacaggatgggtatggggtgactaccgcccacaggatgggtatggggtgcataataaacatattaaactaacttccagtgatttttcttagtgacattcagtgactcttgattagactcggtgtttattatatactgtttacctggagtttacctggagagagttccgggggtcaacgcccccgcggcccggtctgagaccaggcctcctggtggatcagagcctgatcaaccaggctgttgctgctggctgcatgcaaaccaacatacgagccacagcccggctgatccggaactgactttaggtgcttgtccagtgccagcttgaagactgccaggggtctgttggtaatcccccttatgtgtgctgggaggcagttgaacagtctcgggcccctgacacttattgtatggtctcttaacgtgctagtgacacccctgcttttcattggggggatggtgcatcgtctgccaagtcttttgctttcgtagtgggtgattttcgtgtgcaagttcggtactagtccctctaggattttccaggtgtatataatcatgtatctctccctcctgcgttccagggaatacaggtttaggaacctcaagcgctcccaataattgaggtgttttatctccgttatgcgcgccgtgaaagttctctgtacattttctaggtcggcaatttcacctgccttgaaaggtgctgttagtgtgcagcaatattccagcctagatagaacaagtgacctgaagagtgtcatcatgggcttggcctccctagttttgaaggttctcattatccatcctgtcatttttctagcagatgcgattgatacaatgttatggtccttgaaggtgagatcctccgacatgatcactcccaggtctttgacgttggtgtttcgctctattttgtggccagaatttgttttgtactctgatgaagatttaatttcctcatgtttaccatatctgagtaattgaaatttctcattgttgaacttcatattgttttctgca contains:
- the LOC138855479 gene encoding uncharacterized protein, coding for MRAKGITGKVGRWIYNFLTNRTQRVVVNRVKSEAATVKSSVPQGTVLAPILFLILISDIDKDVSHSTVSSFADDTRICMTVSSIADTAKLQADINQIFQWAAENNMKFNNEKFQLLRYGKHEEIKSSSEYKTNSGHKIERNTNVKDLGVIMSEDLTFKDHNIVSIASARKMTGWIMRTFKTREAKPMMTLFRSLVLSRLEYCCTLTAPFKAGEIADLENVQRTFTARITEIKHLNYWERLRFLNLYSLERRRERYMIIYTWKILEGLVPNLHTKITHYESKRLGRRCTIPPMKSRGVTSTLRDHTISVRGPRLFNCLPAHIRGITNRPLAVFKLALDKHLKSVPDQPGCGSYVGLHAASSNSLVDQALIHQEAWSQTGPRGR